From the genome of Chania multitudinisentens RB-25, one region includes:
- a CDS encoding Mal regulon transcriptional regulator MalI: protein MTIKKITITDVAQLAEVSVTTVSLVLSGKGRISPTTMTRVNQAIEQLGYIRNRQAATLRGGESGVIGLILRDICEPFYAEMTAGLSEVLEEHGKVLFLAQSGREGKGLMRCFDTLLAQGVDGMVLAGGVRSVNGLKEKAEEQGVPLVCAARSNGLEGVDVVRPDNMQAAKMATEFLIKRGHSQIAYLGGQSDSLTRAERLGGFCATLVQYGLPFRAEWIVECDCHQRSAAEAAENLLRQYPNISALVCHKASVALGAYFGIVRSGRSIGSEGVDSFYAQQVALIGFGDVPEAELTEPALTFVSSSAREVGRSAATRLLQRITDSSLAPQNVILAPTLIKRGSA, encoded by the coding sequence ATGACCATCAAAAAGATCACCATCACCGACGTTGCACAATTGGCTGAGGTATCTGTTACCACGGTTTCTCTGGTGTTGAGCGGCAAAGGACGTATTTCTCCCACCACCATGACGCGGGTGAACCAGGCGATTGAACAGTTGGGGTATATCCGCAACCGTCAGGCCGCTACGCTGCGCGGCGGTGAGTCTGGCGTGATTGGGCTGATCCTGCGTGATATCTGTGAACCGTTTTATGCCGAAATGACCGCCGGGTTGAGTGAAGTGTTGGAAGAACATGGCAAAGTGTTGTTTCTGGCCCAAAGTGGGCGTGAGGGTAAAGGGTTGATGCGCTGTTTCGACACGTTATTGGCCCAAGGCGTTGACGGTATGGTGCTGGCGGGCGGCGTGCGTTCGGTCAATGGCCTGAAAGAGAAAGCCGAAGAACAGGGGGTTCCGCTGGTCTGCGCGGCACGTTCCAATGGTCTGGAAGGCGTTGATGTGGTGCGGCCAGATAATATGCAGGCGGCGAAGATGGCGACCGAATTCCTGATCAAGCGCGGCCACAGCCAGATTGCTTACCTCGGTGGGCAAAGCGATTCCCTGACGCGGGCCGAACGCTTGGGGGGTTTTTGTGCCACGCTGGTGCAATACGGCCTGCCGTTCCGCGCTGAGTGGATCGTGGAGTGTGATTGTCATCAACGTTCAGCGGCAGAAGCAGCCGAAAATCTGTTGCGTCAGTATCCCAATATCAGTGCGCTGGTGTGTCACAAAGCATCGGTGGCTTTGGGGGCTTATTTCGGCATTGTGCGCAGTGGCCGCAGCATCGGTTCGGAAGGGGTGGACAGCTTCTATGCTCAGCAGGTGGCGCTGATCGGTTTTGGTGATGTGCCGGAAGCTGAACTGACTGAACCGGCGCTGACGTTTGTCTCCAGTTCAGCCCGCGAAGTGGGGCGCAGTGCGGCAACGCGGCTGTTGCAACGTATTACGGATAGTTCGTTAGCTCCGCAGAATGTGATTCTGGCACCCACCCTGATCAAACGGGGTTCGGCGTGA
- a CDS encoding LysR family transcriptional regulator encodes MSSLLQLLPFFEAVARLGSFTQAANYLGVTPPAVSQNIQALEARLGVRLFNRTSRSVRLSDEGQMFYQKVAPAMNQIDIAAEDARALHGKPAGLLRITLPQLAASMQVMPHLAEFHERYPEIQLELFTDDRFSDLVLDNFDAGIRMYHMLQKDMIAVPIDHGLQRVSLASPAYLARYGEPLTPQDLLQHHCLRYRFPGSGKLEPWYFRTAGEHLALEVNGPLIFNENRLIKDAAVAGLGITQCFRSAVQPELESGQLVEILQSYSSDIPGFFIYFPTGRHMSLKLRVFIDFMREKRVPLLTPNPV; translated from the coding sequence ATGAGCTCATTGTTGCAGTTACTGCCGTTTTTTGAAGCCGTTGCCAGGTTGGGGAGCTTTACTCAGGCAGCCAATTATTTAGGTGTCACGCCCCCTGCGGTTTCTCAAAACATTCAGGCACTGGAGGCTCGCCTGGGTGTTCGTCTGTTCAACCGCACCAGCCGCTCGGTACGCCTGAGCGATGAAGGCCAGATGTTTTACCAGAAAGTGGCCCCGGCCATGAACCAAATTGACATCGCGGCAGAAGACGCCCGCGCTTTGCATGGCAAACCGGCCGGGCTCTTGCGCATCACTCTGCCACAGTTGGCAGCCTCTATGCAGGTGATGCCACATCTGGCCGAGTTTCACGAAAGATACCCTGAGATCCAACTGGAACTGTTTACCGATGACCGTTTTTCCGATCTGGTATTAGATAATTTTGATGCTGGGATCCGTATGTATCATATGCTGCAAAAGGATATGATCGCCGTTCCTATCGACCATGGCCTACAACGAGTCTCACTGGCTTCCCCCGCTTATCTCGCACGCTACGGTGAACCACTGACACCACAGGATTTATTGCAGCATCATTGCCTGCGTTACCGTTTCCCCGGTAGTGGGAAACTTGAGCCCTGGTATTTCCGCACTGCGGGAGAACATCTGGCGCTGGAGGTAAATGGGCCGTTGATTTTTAACGAGAATCGGCTGATTAAAGACGCCGCCGTGGCCGGATTAGGGATTACCCAATGCTTTCGCAGCGCGGTACAACCCGAACTGGAGAGTGGACAACTGGTAGAGATCCTACAGAGCTATAGCAGCGATATCCCCGGCTTCTTCATCTATTTTCCCACTGGCCGCCACATGTCGCTCAAGCTGCGGGTGTTCATTGATTTCATGCGGGAAAAACGCGTGCCGCTGCTCACGCCGAACCCCGTTTGA
- a CDS encoding LysR family transcriptional regulator → MDQLSAMRTLVRVIESGSFTAVAREIGASQPTISKQIRGLEQRLGTPLLTRSTRHVAPTAEGLLYYQECRAILQALDDVELRIGAAEGQLSGMLRVGVSSAFGRLEILPYLAEFLAKHPKLNIELLMSDDIADLLQSGIDIAFRFGHSLPEGLVARKLGNLASSLFASKEYLARHGSPQTPEQLTTHHCITYQNATVRQRYWQLQLHDEVFTVPISGQLSCNSSEGLRAAVLGHLGISFAQPWLFKAELAEGQVQILLPDYHLPVMPLHAVYLPERRGNLRIGALMAHLEQCWQRNGTLALID, encoded by the coding sequence GCCGTGGCGCGTGAAATAGGGGCTTCGCAGCCGACCATCAGCAAACAAATCCGTGGGTTGGAGCAGCGGCTCGGTACGCCATTGCTCACCCGCAGTACGCGCCATGTGGCACCCACGGCAGAGGGGTTGCTGTATTACCAGGAATGCCGGGCCATTCTGCAAGCGTTGGATGACGTAGAGTTACGGATCGGGGCCGCGGAAGGGCAACTGTCTGGAATGTTGCGCGTTGGAGTATCATCGGCGTTTGGCCGTTTGGAAATTCTGCCTTATCTGGCGGAGTTTTTAGCCAAACATCCAAAATTAAACATTGAATTACTCATGAGCGATGATATTGCCGACCTGTTACAGTCTGGGATCGATATCGCTTTCCGCTTTGGCCATTCGCTGCCTGAAGGTTTGGTGGCACGTAAACTGGGGAATCTTGCCAGCAGTTTGTTTGCGTCGAAGGAATACTTGGCGCGCCACGGTAGCCCGCAAACGCCTGAACAATTGACCACCCATCACTGCATCACTTACCAGAATGCCACAGTGCGGCAACGTTATTGGCAATTGCAATTGCACGATGAGGTGTTTACTGTGCCAATCAGTGGGCAACTGAGCTGCAACAGCTCAGAAGGCTTGCGGGCGGCGGTGCTTGGGCACTTGGGGATCAGTTTTGCTCAGCCGTGGTTGTTTAAAGCGGAACTTGCTGAGGGGCAGGTACAAATCTTGCTGCCTGATTATCATTTACCGGTCATGCCCCTGCACGCGGTTTATCTGCCTGAACGCCGCGGCAATTTGCGCATCGGAGCATTAATGGCGCATCTGGAACAATGCTGGCAACGCAATGGCACATTGGCATTGATCGATTAG
- the add gene encoding adenosine deaminase gives MIDPHLPLTDLHRHLDGNIRAQTILELGRQFNLALPANELEALRPHVQITQAEPDLMSFLQKLDWGVAALGDLNACRRVAYENVEDAANAGLHYAELRFSPYYMALKHGLPVAGVVEAVIDGIRSGCRDHAIDVRLIGILSRTFGTDACQQELDGLLAHRDGVTALDLAGDEQGFPGHLFLSHFNRARDAGLRITVHAGEAAGPESIWQAIRELGAERIGHGVKAVLDPALMDFLAEHQIGIESCLTSNIQTSTVPSLAQHPLATFLRHGVLASINTDDPAVQGIEIEHEYRVAAPLAGLTPQEIRTAQENGLKMAFLSETEKQALRKKVQG, from the coding sequence ATGATTGATCCCCACCTGCCGCTCACCGATCTTCACCGCCATCTCGATGGCAACATTCGTGCGCAAACCATTCTTGAGCTAGGCCGCCAGTTCAATCTTGCTTTACCTGCCAATGAGCTGGAAGCACTGCGCCCGCATGTACAAATCACTCAGGCCGAACCTGATTTAATGAGTTTCCTGCAAAAATTGGATTGGGGGGTGGCTGCCCTGGGCGATCTGAATGCCTGCCGCCGTGTGGCGTATGAAAACGTGGAAGATGCGGCCAATGCTGGGCTGCACTACGCAGAGCTGCGATTTTCCCCCTACTACATGGCACTGAAACACGGTTTGCCGGTGGCTGGCGTGGTTGAGGCGGTGATCGATGGCATTCGCTCCGGCTGCCGCGATCATGCTATCGATGTGCGTTTAATCGGCATCCTGAGCCGCACTTTCGGCACAGATGCCTGCCAGCAAGAGCTGGATGGCCTGCTAGCTCACCGTGACGGTGTCACCGCACTGGATTTGGCGGGTGATGAACAGGGTTTTCCGGGTCATTTGTTTCTCAGCCACTTCAATCGCGCCCGCGATGCTGGTCTGCGGATCACCGTCCATGCGGGCGAAGCCGCTGGGCCGGAAAGCATCTGGCAAGCCATTCGTGAGTTGGGTGCGGAACGTATCGGCCACGGTGTTAAAGCGGTACTAGATCCAGCCTTGATGGACTTTTTGGCAGAACACCAGATTGGTATTGAATCCTGTTTGACCTCAAATATCCAAACCAGTACGGTACCTTCCCTCGCTCAACATCCTTTGGCAACCTTCCTGCGCCATGGCGTATTGGCCTCTATCAACACTGACGATCCGGCAGTTCAGGGCATTGAGATTGAGCATGAATACCGCGTAGCGGCTCCACTAGCCGGGCTGACGCCGCAGGAAATCCGCACCGCGCAAGAAAACGGCCTGAAAATGGCGTTCCTCAGTGAAACGGAAAAACAGGCATTGCGTAAAAAGGTTCAAGGTTGA
- the malX gene encoding maltose/glucose-specific PTS transporter subunit IIBC, producing the protein MPASKKQKITLWEFFQSLGKTFMLPVALLSFCGIMLGIGSSLSSRDVITLLPFIGHPIFQLIFTWMSKIGSFAFSFLPVMFAIAIPLGMARENKGVAAFSGFVGFAVLNLATNFYLTTTGVLPSTDPLVLKANNIQNILGIQSIDTGILGAVIVGIIVYLLHERYNTIRLPDALAFFGGTRFVPIVTTVVLGLCGLVIPLIWPWFAAGINGLGRMINGAGIFGPMIFGSGERLLLPFGLHHILVALIRFTEAGGTMDVCGREVSGALTIFQAQLSCPTTQGFAESATRFLSQGKMPAFLGGLPGAALAMYHCAKPENRHKIKGLLISGVVACVVGGTTEPIEFLFLFVAPFLYLIHAVLTGLGFTVMALLGVTIGNTDGNVIDFVVFGILHGTATKWYLVPIVAAIWFAAYYAIFRFSIQRFNINTPGRETETAAAQSAPIGAIGKSGYNVPAILAALGGKDNIVSLDNCITRLRMSVNDMSKVDAAALKANRAIGVVHLNEHNLQVVIGPQVQSVKDELDSLIATTA; encoded by the coding sequence ATGCCAGCGTCTAAAAAACAAAAAATTACGCTTTGGGAGTTTTTCCAAAGCCTGGGCAAGACATTTATGCTGCCCGTCGCGCTACTTTCATTCTGCGGCATCATGCTGGGGATTGGCAGTTCCTTAAGCAGCCGTGATGTGATCACCCTGCTGCCGTTTATTGGTCATCCGATCTTCCAGCTGATTTTCACCTGGATGAGCAAAATCGGTTCGTTTGCTTTCAGCTTCCTGCCGGTAATGTTCGCCATTGCCATTCCGCTAGGTATGGCGCGCGAGAATAAAGGCGTCGCCGCATTCTCCGGTTTTGTTGGCTTTGCGGTGCTGAACTTGGCCACCAACTTCTACCTGACCACCACGGGTGTGCTGCCCAGCACCGATCCGTTGGTGCTGAAAGCCAATAACATCCAGAACATCCTGGGAATTCAGTCTATCGACACCGGTATCCTCGGGGCAGTAATCGTCGGTATCATCGTTTATCTGCTACATGAGCGTTACAACACCATCCGCCTGCCGGATGCGCTGGCGTTCTTCGGCGGCACCCGCTTTGTGCCTATCGTCACCACCGTAGTGCTGGGCCTGTGTGGCTTGGTGATCCCACTGATTTGGCCATGGTTCGCTGCCGGTATCAACGGCCTGGGCCGGATGATCAACGGGGCGGGTATCTTCGGGCCAATGATTTTCGGCTCCGGCGAGCGTCTGTTATTGCCGTTTGGTTTGCACCATATTCTGGTTGCGCTGATCCGTTTCACCGAAGCGGGCGGTACGATGGATGTCTGTGGCCGCGAAGTCAGCGGTGCGTTGACCATTTTCCAGGCTCAGCTTTCTTGCCCAACCACTCAAGGTTTTGCTGAAAGCGCTACCCGCTTCCTGTCGCAAGGGAAAATGCCTGCTTTCCTCGGGGGCCTGCCAGGGGCTGCCTTAGCGATGTATCACTGTGCCAAGCCAGAGAATCGGCACAAAATCAAAGGGCTGTTGATTTCCGGTGTGGTCGCCTGCGTGGTGGGTGGTACCACTGAACCGATCGAATTCCTGTTCCTGTTCGTTGCCCCTTTCCTGTACCTGATCCATGCCGTCCTCACCGGTCTGGGCTTTACCGTGATGGCTCTGCTGGGCGTCACTATCGGCAATACCGACGGTAACGTTATTGATTTCGTGGTGTTTGGTATTCTGCACGGTACTGCCACCAAGTGGTATCTGGTGCCGATCGTCGCTGCTATCTGGTTCGCAGCCTATTACGCCATCTTCCGTTTCTCTATTCAGCGCTTTAACATCAACACGCCGGGCCGTGAAACTGAAACCGCCGCGGCGCAAAGCGCACCGATCGGTGCCATTGGTAAATCCGGTTATAACGTTCCGGCGATCCTGGCTGCGTTAGGGGGTAAAGACAACATCGTCTCGCTGGATAACTGTATTACCCGCCTGCGTATGTCGGTCAACGATATGAGCAAAGTGGATGCCGCTGCGCTGAAAGCCAACCGAGCTATTGGTGTTGTTCATCTTAACGAACATAATCTACAAGTCGTGATTGGCCCGCAGGTACAATCGGTGAAAGATGAATTAGACTCATTGATAGCTACAACCGCATAA
- a CDS encoding MalY/PatB family protein, with translation MFDFSTPVDRHGTWCTQWDYIADRFGSADLLPFTISDMDFATAPCILDALQQRLQHGVLGYSRWQHEDFLGAIRHWYQQRFNAPVDTAMAVYGPSVIYMVAQLIRLWSAPGEFVVTHTPAYDAFYKVILGNQRQLLPCPLHKVDNNWQCDMAHLEALLARPQTKILLLCSPQNPTGKVWSQQELEQMAELCERHNVKVISDEIHMDMTWGTQRHTPWSQVGTTPWALLTSGSKSFNIPALTGAYGFISDHGTRESYTQALKSRDGLSSPAILAVAAHIAAYRHGEPWLDALRDYLQDNLAYVAERLNHVFPQLNWQPPQATYLAWIDLRPLGIDDQQLQQVLIDREKVAIMPGFTYGEEGRGFLRLNVGCPRSKVEAGMDKLIAGLKFVLEK, from the coding sequence ATGTTTGATTTTTCCACCCCGGTTGATCGCCACGGCACCTGGTGTACCCAATGGGATTACATTGCTGACCGGTTTGGTTCGGCGGATCTGTTGCCCTTCACTATCTCCGATATGGATTTTGCCACCGCTCCTTGTATCCTTGACGCTCTGCAACAGCGCTTGCAACACGGCGTGCTGGGTTACAGCCGCTGGCAGCACGAAGACTTTCTTGGTGCGATCCGGCATTGGTATCAGCAACGCTTTAATGCCCCTGTCGATACCGCTATGGCAGTCTATGGCCCCTCGGTGATTTACATGGTGGCACAGTTGATTCGCCTGTGGTCAGCCCCCGGCGAATTCGTGGTCACTCATACCCCTGCCTATGACGCCTTTTATAAAGTGATCCTTGGCAATCAGCGCCAACTGCTGCCATGCCCGTTGCACAAAGTGGATAACAATTGGCAGTGCGATATGGCACATCTGGAGGCATTGCTGGCTCGCCCACAGACCAAAATCCTGTTGCTGTGCAGCCCACAGAACCCAACGGGCAAAGTGTGGAGCCAGCAAGAGCTGGAGCAGATGGCCGAGCTGTGCGAACGCCACAATGTGAAGGTGATCAGCGACGAAATCCATATGGATATGACCTGGGGCACACAACGCCACACGCCATGGAGCCAGGTAGGGACTACGCCATGGGCGTTGCTGACCTCCGGCTCCAAGAGTTTCAACATTCCGGCCTTGACCGGTGCTTATGGTTTTATCAGCGATCATGGTACTCGCGAAAGCTACACGCAGGCGCTGAAAAGCCGCGACGGGCTTTCTTCCCCGGCGATACTGGCAGTTGCTGCTCACATTGCCGCCTATCGCCACGGTGAACCCTGGCTGGATGCCCTGCGCGATTATCTGCAAGATAACCTGGCCTACGTTGCCGAGCGGCTCAATCATGTTTTCCCGCAGTTAAACTGGCAACCCCCACAAGCCACTTACCTGGCTTGGATCGACTTGCGCCCGCTAGGCATTGACGATCAGCAGTTGCAACAGGTGCTGATTGACCGCGAGAAAGTCGCCATCATGCCTGGCTTTACCTATGGTGAGGAAGGCCGTGGTTTTCTGCGTTTGAACGTGGGTTGCCCACGCAGCAAGGTAGAAGCCGGGATGGATAAACTGATCGCCGGGCTGAAATTTGTGCTGGAAAAATAA